The nucleotide sequence CCCTGGGGTATCGGGGTCCAGTTTCATCCGGAATTTCAGTCAAAGCCCATCAAGGCCCATCCCCTCTTTACCAGCTTTATCGCCGCCGCCGAAGAGGTTCGGAGCAAACAGTGAATCTGCGCCGGCTCCTCTATATCGCGGCCGCTGCGGCAGTCCTGGGAAGCGCCTGCAGCCTGGAATATCAGGAAATGGCTGAATCCCTGGACGACGAGACTCCTTCCTTAAGGATGAGTTCCGTTACGGTGGTCACGGTAGAAGAGGGGTGGGAAAAATTCCGGATTAAAGCCGAATCCCTGGAAGATTACGATAACACCTTGCAACGTATCATTCAGGGTGCCGATTTCACCGAGTACAACAGTGATGGCGAAGTGAGCGCCCAGGGCCGGGCCGACCGGATTGAGTTCGATACCCGCAGCGACAACGCTGTGCTGGAGGGCAGTATCAGTTTTACCTCTGTCAGCGACAAGACGACAGTGGCTGCAGATTACCTGGAGTGGAACGACAAAGATCGCCGTCTTTCCGGGAAACCCGAAGGTGAGGTATTCCTGGAACGTGACAACGGTACCCGGATACAGGGCTTCGGTTTCAGTGCTGATTTTCCCTCCCGTGTATTTCGCTTCAGCCGGGGCGTTTCCGGCCGTTACGTTTTCGATTCTGAAGAGAGCAGTGAGGAGTCACCGTGAAATTTACTCCCGCGACCGGCTGTCTGCTCCTGCTTATCACCGCTGCACCTGTGGCTGCCAATGAGAGTCTCAGTTTCTCCGCTGATTCAACCATAGCCCGATTTGCTGAAGGACGGGAACAGACAGAGCTCTCAGGAAATGCTGTAGTCGAAACCGAGGATCTGCTGATAAAAGCTGACCGTATCGAACTTTTCGGCGAGGGTTTCCGCTACCTCAGCTGCAGCGGAGAGGTTCTGCTGGAAAACAGAAAACAGGACTTTCTGATCCGCTCGTCCGATCTTTTTGTTGACCGGGACCGGGAGATCTCCCGCATTGAAGGCTACGCGGAGATGGAGGACGGCGCCAACGGGCTCCTGATCCGGGGCGGCTTTTTCGAGGACCACGGAGATAATGAGGGGGTTACACTTATCCAGATGGGAGTCAGGATCATGAAGATCGCCGACGGAGAGGTGATGATCTGCCGCTCCGAGTTCGCCCGGTACTTCAGAGAAGAAAAAGTCCTGGAGTTGTCGGGTCTGCCCAGGGTCGACTGGAAAGGGGATGTCTACCAGGCTTCCCGCATCCTGGTTGACCTTGAAACCAATGAGATCCGCCTTGAAGGTCAGGTCACCGGGACCGTCGAAACAAAGGGAAGTGAAACAGAAGAGGACTCCGGGGAGGCCGAACAGTGAGTGAACTGATTGTGGAGGGGCTTGCGAAGTCTTTTGGGAAGAAAGTTGCGGTAAAAGACGTCAGCTTTGCCATGCAGAACGGGGAAATCGTCGGCCTCCTGGGACCTAATGGCGCAGGCAAGACCACAGTCTTTTATATGATCGTCGGTTTCATCAAATCCGGCGGAGGCACGATCCTGCTTGACGAGGAGGAGATAACCCATCTTCCCATGTTCAAACGCGCCCGGCTGGGAATATCCTACCTGCCTCAGGAACCCTCGATATTCCGGAAGCTGACTGTGGAAGACAACATCCGGGCCATCCTGGAGACCCGCCGGGATATGGACCACCAGGAGCGGAAGAACAAACAGGAGGAGCTCCTGGAGGAGTTGGGCATAGTCCATGTACGGCGTCAGAAAGGATACACCCTTTCAGGGGGAGAGCGGCGGCGGACTGAGATTGCCCGGTCCCTGGCTGCGGCGCCCCGTTTTCTGCTGCTGGATGAACCCTTCGCGGGGATTGATCCTATCGCCGTGCATGAAATCAAGCGCATCGTCCGTTCCCTGGCATCCAAGGGAATCGGAATCCTTATAACCGACCACAATGTCCGGGACACATTGGAGATCACCGACCGCTCCTATATAATCAATATGGGGGAAATCCTGGTAAGCGGCGGCCGAATGGACATTCTGGAGAGCGAGACCGCCAGAGAGATCTACCTGGGGGCGGAATTCCGTATGTAAGCCGGCGGGATTACTAAAAAGCTTCAATTGACAAATTGTAAATGCAACTCTAGAATTCAGAGAAGTCCCCCCGGAGGGTAGTAGTGCAGTATCAAAGACCTGTCATTGTTCAGCAGCAGAAACTTAAAATGAGTCCTCAGCTTTACCAGTCCATCCAGATGATGGCACTACCCATCCAGGAACTGCGTCAGAAAATACGGGAAGAACTTGAACGAAACCCCGCCCTGGAAATCGTTTCGGAAAAGCAGGCCCTTTCAATTGATGAGAACAGATCAAACGGCGAGGATTATGACGCCTTCGAGAACTCTTCTGACCCTGGATACAACCAGACCCGGGATAGGGAGGCGGGAGACCGAAAACAGAAATTCCTGGAAGGT is from Marispirochaeta sp. and encodes:
- the lptC gene encoding LPS export ABC transporter periplasmic protein LptC, giving the protein MNLRRLLYIAAAAAVLGSACSLEYQEMAESLDDETPSLRMSSVTVVTVEEGWEKFRIKAESLEDYDNTLQRIIQGADFTEYNSDGEVSAQGRADRIEFDTRSDNAVLEGSISFTSVSDKTTVAADYLEWNDKDRRLSGKPEGEVFLERDNGTRIQGFGFSADFPSRVFRFSRGVSGRYVFDSEESSEESP
- the lptB gene encoding LPS export ABC transporter ATP-binding protein, whose translation is MSELIVEGLAKSFGKKVAVKDVSFAMQNGEIVGLLGPNGAGKTTVFYMIVGFIKSGGGTILLDEEEITHLPMFKRARLGISYLPQEPSIFRKLTVEDNIRAILETRRDMDHQERKNKQEELLEELGIVHVRRQKGYTLSGGERRRTEIARSLAAAPRFLLLDEPFAGIDPIAVHEIKRIVRSLASKGIGILITDHNVRDTLEITDRSYIINMGEILVSGGRMDILESETAREIYLGAEFRM